A stretch of the Xiphias gladius isolate SHS-SW01 ecotype Sanya breed wild chromosome 19, ASM1685928v1, whole genome shotgun sequence genome encodes the following:
- the gak gene encoding cyclin-G-associated kinase isoform X4, whose product MSLFQSALDFLAGPGSSGAASRDQNDFVGQVVELGDMKLRIRRVIAEGGFAFVYEAQDMSSGKDYALKRLLSNEEEKNKEIIQEVCFMKKLSGHPNMVQFCSAASISKEESDTGQAEFLILTELCQGQLVDFIKRVEQRAPLSCDTVLKIFYQTCRAVQHMHKQKPPVIHRDLKIENLLISNQGTIKLCDFGSATTVSHYPDYSWSAQKRSMVEDEITRNTTPAYRTPEMIDLYSNFPINEKQDIWALGCILYLLCFKQHPFEEGAKLQIVNGKYSIPQNDVKYTVYHDLIRSMLKVNPEERLSITELVNQLQEIAAARNVNSKSPITELLEQNGGFGNNGAQPPMQIHNIHNNAGMYDPDQSGSGILDILRGGTERFLTNIKDTSSKVIQSVASYAKGDLDISYITSRIAVMSFPAEGVESAIKNNIEDVRLFLDSRHAGHYAVYNLCKRSYRPSRFHNRVSECNWQVRRAPNLRSLYSVCKNMHLWLKQDQRNICIVHCLDGRAASAVAVCSFLCFCRLFTTAEAAVYMFSMKRCPPGIAPSHKRYIEYMCDMMAEEPIIPHSKPIIIRSIIMTPVPLFNKQRNGCRPFCEVYVGDERVLTTSQEYDKMKDFKTEDGRAEIPLNVTVQGDVLVVIYHARSTLGGRLQAKMASMKMFQIQFHTGFVPRNATTVKFAKYDLDACDIQEKYPDLFQVNLDIEVEPRDRPSTKTPPWEGFQTKGLNPKILFSSRDEQQEILSKFGKPELPRQPGSSAFYDSESPQPVQAPEVPNATEPESPVSTDSNANNFFQTLDWEDVGGPQDTSDSQGGGSMNDQEDLSDQSEGESYSYSAPSVEPLSRDPSEPLFDADFETSPPAAQEPPIGDTADLLGLNSDPEPPSLSATTTSAPHQGVQGGMKAASSNSDLLNDLFAPPAGQTGAVQEDLFFSGPTSGATPDSKPMGDLFDPFGMGSGSGVGSSLGSSRQASGPDLFGDLLGTDSSATSGFSSAHSNPPPASNTSLFNLNKLVNDAPKMTSSASQPDLLGGWDNWAAGTTAGMTTSTSKPNYTNTASGVSSMSKAKSQTFDPFADLGNLGSTLPGSSSSNFSGPSFSTKAPSSSASSSAKPQAQPWQSGRPTSAQNKPWMLASGSGSAPKASSASQPAGTQPTKPNYNLSFSSVIGGREERGVRGPGFGPKPKVKEDDFEDLLSTQGFASKLDKKGPRTIAEMRRQEITKDMDPLKLQILDWIEGKERNIRALLSTLHTVLWEGETRWKPVGMADLVTPDHVKKYYRKAVLVVHPDKATGQPYEQYAKMIFMELNDAWSEFENQGSKALF is encoded by the exons ATGTCCCTGTTCCAGTCGGCACTGGATTTCCTAGCCGGGCCCGGCTCGTCCGGAGCGGCCAGCCGGGATCAGAATGACTTCGTCGGACAGGTCGTTGAGCTGGGTGACATGAAACTGAGGATCAGGAGGGTGATCGCGGAAG gtggATTTGCCTTTGTGTATGAAGCCCAGGACATGAGCAGTGGTAAAGACTATGCCCTCAAG AGGCTGTTGTCcaatgaggaggagaagaacaaGGAAATTATACAGGAAGTCTGCTTCATG AAAAAGCTGTCAGGTCATCCCAATATGGTCCAGTTCTGCTCTGCTGCTTCCATCAGCAAGGAGGAGTCAGACACCGGACAGGCCGAGTTCCTGATCCTCACTGAACTGTGTCAAG GTCAGCTGGTGGACTTTATAAAGCGGGTGGAGCAGAGGGCTCCGCTGTCATGTGACACGGTGCTGAAGATCTTCTACCAGACGTGTCGTGCCGTGcagcacatgcacaaacagaaaccTCCAGTCATACACAGAGACCTCAAG ATTGAGAACCTCTTGATTAGTAACCAGGGCACCATCAAGCTTTGTGACTTTGGCAGCGCCACCACAGTGTCACATTACCCTGACTACAGCTGGTCAGCACAGAAGAGGTCCATGGTGGAGGATGAG aTCACAAGGAACACCACTCCAGCGTACCGAACGCCTGAGATGATTGATCTCTATTCCAACTTCCCCATCAATGAGAAACAGGACATCTGG GCCCTTGGGTGCATCCTCTACCTGTTGTGTTTCAAGCAGCACCCATTTGAGGAGGGGGCCAAGCTGCAAATCGTCAATGGGAAATACTCCATCCCACAGAATGATGTCAAGTACACTGTGTATCACGACCTCATTC GTTCCATGTTGAAGGTGAACCCAGAGGAGCGTCTGTCTATTACAGAGTTGGTGAACCAGCTCCAGGAGATAGCAGCGGCACGCAACGTCAACTCCAAGTCTCCTATTACAGAG ctgctggagcAGAATGGAGGTTTTGGCAACAATGGAGCTCAGCCGCCCATGCAGATCCACAACATTCACAACAATGCAG GCATGTACGATCCTGATCAGTCAGGCAGTGGCATCTTGGATATCTTGAGGGGAGGAACAGAGCGCTTCCTGACCAACATAAAGGACACTTCCTCTAAGGTCATCCAGTCAGTGGCCAG CTATGCCAAAGGGGACCTGGATATTTCATACATCACCTCCAGAATAGCAG tcaTGTCCTTCCCAGCAGAGGGGGTGGAGTCAGCGATAAAGAACAACATTGAGGACGTCCGTCTGTTCCTGGATTCACGTCATGCTGGCCACTATGCTGTCTACAACCTCTGCAAACGATCATACAGGCCTTCTCGATTCCACAACAGG gTTTCAGAGTGTAACTGGCAGGTTCGCCGTGCCCCCAACCTCCGCAGTCTCTACAGTGTGTGTAAGAACATGCATCTATGGCTCAAACAAGACCAGAGGAATATATGTATAGTACACTGTCTG GATGGCAGGGCAGCATCAGCAGTGGCAGTTTGCtccttcctgtgtttctgtcgCCTATTCACCACAGCTGAGGCTGCTGTCTACATGTTCTCAATGAAACGCTGCCCACCTGGCATAGCACCCTCACACAAGAG GTATATTGAGTATATGTGTGACATGATGGCAGAGGAGCCCATCATCCCCCACAGCAAGCCCATAATAATTCGCTCCATCATCATGACACCTGTACCGCTGTTCAACAAGCAGCGTAATGGGTGCAGGCCGTTCTGCGAAGTTTACGTCGGAGACGAGAGGGTCCTCACCACATCACAGGAGTACGACAAAATGAA GGATTTTAAGACAGAGGATGGGAGAGCGGAGATTCCCCTCAATGTGACAGTCCAAGGTGATGTACTGGTGGTGATCTATCATGCAAGATCTACACTAGGAGGACGTCTACAGGCTAAg ATGGCATccatgaaaatgtttcagatcCAGTTCCACACAGGCTTTGTGCCCAGAAATGCGACCACTGTCAAGTTTGCCAA GTATGACTTGGATGCCTGTGACATTCAGGAGAAGTACCCGGACTTGTTCCAGGTCAACTTGGACATTGAGGTGGAACCCAGGGACAGACCCAGCACTAAGACCCCTCCATGGGAGGGCTTCCAAACCAAGGGCCTCAACCCCAAAATCCTTTTCTCCTCTCGTGACGAACAGCAGGAGATCCTCAGCAAATTTG GTAAGCCGGAGCTGCCTCGTCAGCCAGGTTCCTCAGCATTTTATGACTCCGAGTCGCCCCAGCCGGTTCAGGCTCCAGAAGTCCCCAATGCAACAGAACCAGAATCTCCCGTGAGCACCGATTCCAATGCCAACAACTTCTTCCAGACACTGGATTGGGAAG ATGTGGGTGGCCCTCAGGATACCTCAGACAGTCAAGGAGGGGGATCCATGAATGACCAGGAGGACTTGAGTGATCAATCAGAAGGAGAGTCCTACTCCTATTCTGCCCCTAGTGTGGAGCCACTGTCACGTGACCCCAGCGAACCACTGTTTGATGCTGACTTCGAG ACCTCCCCTCCTGCAGCCCAGGAACCTCCTATTGGTGACACAGCCGATCTCTTGGGGTTGAACTCTGACCCTGAACCTCCTTCCTTGTCCGCAACCACCACCTCTGCTCCTCACCAAGGAGTCCAAGGAGGAATGAAAGCCGCATCCAGCAACAGCGACCTCCTCAACGATCTGTTTGCACCACCTGCTGGTCAGACAGGGGCAGTACAGGAGGACTTGTTCTTCAGTGGGCCAACCAGTGGGGCCACACCAGACTCAAAAC CGATGGGCGACCTGTTTGATCCGTTCGGGATGGGGTCTGGCTCTGGTGTTGGCTCCAGCTTGGGTTCATCCCGGCAGGCCTCCGGACCGGACCTGTTTGGAGACTTGTTGGGTACTGATAGTTCAGCCACCAGCGGGTTCAGTTCGGCTCACAGTAACCCCCCTCCTGCTTCCAACACCAGCCTCTTCAACCTCA ATAAGCTAGTAAATGATGCCCCTAAGATGACATCATCAGCCAGCCAACCAGACCTGCTGGGTGGCTGGGACAACTGGGCGGCTGGCACCACCGCTGGCATGACCACCTCCACCAGCAAACCCAACTATACCAACACAG CTTCTGGTGTTTCATCCATGTCAAAGGCCAAGTCTCAGACCTTTGATCCTTTTGCCGACCTAGGAAACCTGGGCTCCACTTTACCAG GTTCCTCCAGCAGTAATTTTTCCGGGCCTTCTTTTAGCACAAAGGctccttcctcttctgcttCCTCCTCGGCTAAGCCTCAAGCCCAGCCATGGCAATCTGGAAGACCAACCTCGGCCCAGAACAAACCTTGGATGCTGGCATCAGGATCGGGATCCGCACCCAAAGCATCCTCAGCGTCTCAGCCTGCGGGCACACAGCCCACAAAACCCAACTACAACCTCAGCTTCTCTAGTGTCATtggtgggagagaggagagaggagttcGTGGGCCCGGATTTG GCCCCAAGCCAAAGGTAAAGGAGGATGATTTTGAGGACCTTCTGTCAACTCAGGGTTTTGCCTCTAAGCTTGATAAGAAGGGACCAAGGACCATTGCTGAAATGAGAAGACAAGAGATCACAAAAGACATGGATCCACTTAAACTGCAG ATCTTAGACTGGAttgaagggaaggagagaaacatCCGAGCACTGCTGTCAACCCTGCACACGGTGCTGTGGGAGGGCGAAACCCGCTGGAAGCCCGTGGGCATGGCTGACCTGGTGACACCCGACCATGTGAAGAAGTACTACAGAAAGGCTGTGCTGGTTGTACATCCAGATAAG GCAACAGGCCAGCCTTATGAACAGTACGCTAAAATGATCTTTATGGAATTGAACGACGCCTGGTCAGAGTTCGAGAACCAGGGATCCAAAGCACTCTTCTAA
- the gak gene encoding cyclin-G-associated kinase isoform X1, producing the protein MSLFQSALDFLAGPGSSGAASRDQNDFVGQVVELGDMKLRIRRVIAEGGFAFVYEAQDMSSGKDYALKRLLSNEEEKNKEIIQEVCFMKKLSGHPNMVQFCSAASISKEESDTGQAEFLILTELCQGQLVDFIKRVEQRAPLSCDTVLKIFYQTCRAVQHMHKQKPPVIHRDLKIENLLISNQGTIKLCDFGSATTVSHYPDYSWSAQKRSMVEDEITRNTTPAYRTPEMIDLYSNFPINEKQDIWALGCILYLLCFKQHPFEEGAKLQIVNGKYSIPQNDVKYTVYHDLIRSMLKVNPEERLSITELVNQLQEIAAARNVNSKSPITELLEQNGGFGNNGAQPPMQIHNIHNNAAGMYDPDQSGSGILDILRGGTERFLTNIKDTSSKVIQSVASNPSYAKGDLDISYITSRIAVMSFPAEGVESAIKNNIEDVRLFLDSRHAGHYAVYNLCKRSYRPSRFHNRVSECNWQVRRAPNLRSLYSVCKNMHLWLKQDQRNICIVHCLDGRAASAVAVCSFLCFCRLFTTAEAAVYMFSMKRCPPGIAPSHKRYIEYMCDMMAEEPIIPHSKPIIIRSIIMTPVPLFNKQRNGCRPFCEVYVGDERVLTTSQEYDKMKDFKTEDGRAEIPLNVTVQGDVLVVIYHARSTLGGRLQAKMASMKMFQIQFHTGFVPRNATTVKFAKYDLDACDIQEKYPDLFQVNLDIEVEPRDRPSTKTPPWEGFQTKGLNPKILFSSRDEQQEILSKFGKPELPRQPGSSAFYDSESPQPVQAPEVPNATEPESPVSTDSNANNFFQTLDWEDVGGPQDTSDSQGGGSMNDQEDLSDQSEGESYSYSAPSVEPLSRDPSEPLFDADFETSPPAAQEPPIGDTADLLGLNSDPEPPSLSATTTSAPHQGVQGGMKAASSNSDLLNDLFAPPAGQTGAVQEDLFFSGPTSGATPDSKPMGDLFDPFGMGSGSGVGSSLGSSRQASGPDLFGDLLGTDSSATSGFSSAHSNPPPASNTSLFNLNKLVNDAPKMTSSASQPDLLGGWDNWAAGTTAGMTTSTSKPNYTNTASGVSSMSKAKSQTFDPFADLGNLGSTLPGSSSSNFSGPSFSTKAPSSSASSSAKPQAQPWQSGRPTSAQNKPWMLASGSGSAPKASSASQPAGTQPTKPNYNLSFSSVIGGREERGVRGPGFGPKPKVKEDDFEDLLSTQGFASKLDKKGPRTIAEMRRQEITKDMDPLKLQILDWIEGKERNIRALLSTLHTVLWEGETRWKPVGMADLVTPDHVKKYYRKAVLVVHPDKATGQPYEQYAKMIFMELNDAWSEFENQGSKALF; encoded by the exons ATGTCCCTGTTCCAGTCGGCACTGGATTTCCTAGCCGGGCCCGGCTCGTCCGGAGCGGCCAGCCGGGATCAGAATGACTTCGTCGGACAGGTCGTTGAGCTGGGTGACATGAAACTGAGGATCAGGAGGGTGATCGCGGAAG gtggATTTGCCTTTGTGTATGAAGCCCAGGACATGAGCAGTGGTAAAGACTATGCCCTCAAG AGGCTGTTGTCcaatgaggaggagaagaacaaGGAAATTATACAGGAAGTCTGCTTCATG AAAAAGCTGTCAGGTCATCCCAATATGGTCCAGTTCTGCTCTGCTGCTTCCATCAGCAAGGAGGAGTCAGACACCGGACAGGCCGAGTTCCTGATCCTCACTGAACTGTGTCAAG GTCAGCTGGTGGACTTTATAAAGCGGGTGGAGCAGAGGGCTCCGCTGTCATGTGACACGGTGCTGAAGATCTTCTACCAGACGTGTCGTGCCGTGcagcacatgcacaaacagaaaccTCCAGTCATACACAGAGACCTCAAG ATTGAGAACCTCTTGATTAGTAACCAGGGCACCATCAAGCTTTGTGACTTTGGCAGCGCCACCACAGTGTCACATTACCCTGACTACAGCTGGTCAGCACAGAAGAGGTCCATGGTGGAGGATGAG aTCACAAGGAACACCACTCCAGCGTACCGAACGCCTGAGATGATTGATCTCTATTCCAACTTCCCCATCAATGAGAAACAGGACATCTGG GCCCTTGGGTGCATCCTCTACCTGTTGTGTTTCAAGCAGCACCCATTTGAGGAGGGGGCCAAGCTGCAAATCGTCAATGGGAAATACTCCATCCCACAGAATGATGTCAAGTACACTGTGTATCACGACCTCATTC GTTCCATGTTGAAGGTGAACCCAGAGGAGCGTCTGTCTATTACAGAGTTGGTGAACCAGCTCCAGGAGATAGCAGCGGCACGCAACGTCAACTCCAAGTCTCCTATTACAGAG ctgctggagcAGAATGGAGGTTTTGGCAACAATGGAGCTCAGCCGCCCATGCAGATCCACAACATTCACAACAATGCAG CAGGCATGTACGATCCTGATCAGTCAGGCAGTGGCATCTTGGATATCTTGAGGGGAGGAACAGAGCGCTTCCTGACCAACATAAAGGACACTTCCTCTAAGGTCATCCAGTCAGTGGCCAG CAACCCAAG CTATGCCAAAGGGGACCTGGATATTTCATACATCACCTCCAGAATAGCAG tcaTGTCCTTCCCAGCAGAGGGGGTGGAGTCAGCGATAAAGAACAACATTGAGGACGTCCGTCTGTTCCTGGATTCACGTCATGCTGGCCACTATGCTGTCTACAACCTCTGCAAACGATCATACAGGCCTTCTCGATTCCACAACAGG gTTTCAGAGTGTAACTGGCAGGTTCGCCGTGCCCCCAACCTCCGCAGTCTCTACAGTGTGTGTAAGAACATGCATCTATGGCTCAAACAAGACCAGAGGAATATATGTATAGTACACTGTCTG GATGGCAGGGCAGCATCAGCAGTGGCAGTTTGCtccttcctgtgtttctgtcgCCTATTCACCACAGCTGAGGCTGCTGTCTACATGTTCTCAATGAAACGCTGCCCACCTGGCATAGCACCCTCACACAAGAG GTATATTGAGTATATGTGTGACATGATGGCAGAGGAGCCCATCATCCCCCACAGCAAGCCCATAATAATTCGCTCCATCATCATGACACCTGTACCGCTGTTCAACAAGCAGCGTAATGGGTGCAGGCCGTTCTGCGAAGTTTACGTCGGAGACGAGAGGGTCCTCACCACATCACAGGAGTACGACAAAATGAA GGATTTTAAGACAGAGGATGGGAGAGCGGAGATTCCCCTCAATGTGACAGTCCAAGGTGATGTACTGGTGGTGATCTATCATGCAAGATCTACACTAGGAGGACGTCTACAGGCTAAg ATGGCATccatgaaaatgtttcagatcCAGTTCCACACAGGCTTTGTGCCCAGAAATGCGACCACTGTCAAGTTTGCCAA GTATGACTTGGATGCCTGTGACATTCAGGAGAAGTACCCGGACTTGTTCCAGGTCAACTTGGACATTGAGGTGGAACCCAGGGACAGACCCAGCACTAAGACCCCTCCATGGGAGGGCTTCCAAACCAAGGGCCTCAACCCCAAAATCCTTTTCTCCTCTCGTGACGAACAGCAGGAGATCCTCAGCAAATTTG GTAAGCCGGAGCTGCCTCGTCAGCCAGGTTCCTCAGCATTTTATGACTCCGAGTCGCCCCAGCCGGTTCAGGCTCCAGAAGTCCCCAATGCAACAGAACCAGAATCTCCCGTGAGCACCGATTCCAATGCCAACAACTTCTTCCAGACACTGGATTGGGAAG ATGTGGGTGGCCCTCAGGATACCTCAGACAGTCAAGGAGGGGGATCCATGAATGACCAGGAGGACTTGAGTGATCAATCAGAAGGAGAGTCCTACTCCTATTCTGCCCCTAGTGTGGAGCCACTGTCACGTGACCCCAGCGAACCACTGTTTGATGCTGACTTCGAG ACCTCCCCTCCTGCAGCCCAGGAACCTCCTATTGGTGACACAGCCGATCTCTTGGGGTTGAACTCTGACCCTGAACCTCCTTCCTTGTCCGCAACCACCACCTCTGCTCCTCACCAAGGAGTCCAAGGAGGAATGAAAGCCGCATCCAGCAACAGCGACCTCCTCAACGATCTGTTTGCACCACCTGCTGGTCAGACAGGGGCAGTACAGGAGGACTTGTTCTTCAGTGGGCCAACCAGTGGGGCCACACCAGACTCAAAAC CGATGGGCGACCTGTTTGATCCGTTCGGGATGGGGTCTGGCTCTGGTGTTGGCTCCAGCTTGGGTTCATCCCGGCAGGCCTCCGGACCGGACCTGTTTGGAGACTTGTTGGGTACTGATAGTTCAGCCACCAGCGGGTTCAGTTCGGCTCACAGTAACCCCCCTCCTGCTTCCAACACCAGCCTCTTCAACCTCA ATAAGCTAGTAAATGATGCCCCTAAGATGACATCATCAGCCAGCCAACCAGACCTGCTGGGTGGCTGGGACAACTGGGCGGCTGGCACCACCGCTGGCATGACCACCTCCACCAGCAAACCCAACTATACCAACACAG CTTCTGGTGTTTCATCCATGTCAAAGGCCAAGTCTCAGACCTTTGATCCTTTTGCCGACCTAGGAAACCTGGGCTCCACTTTACCAG GTTCCTCCAGCAGTAATTTTTCCGGGCCTTCTTTTAGCACAAAGGctccttcctcttctgcttCCTCCTCGGCTAAGCCTCAAGCCCAGCCATGGCAATCTGGAAGACCAACCTCGGCCCAGAACAAACCTTGGATGCTGGCATCAGGATCGGGATCCGCACCCAAAGCATCCTCAGCGTCTCAGCCTGCGGGCACACAGCCCACAAAACCCAACTACAACCTCAGCTTCTCTAGTGTCATtggtgggagagaggagagaggagttcGTGGGCCCGGATTTG GCCCCAAGCCAAAGGTAAAGGAGGATGATTTTGAGGACCTTCTGTCAACTCAGGGTTTTGCCTCTAAGCTTGATAAGAAGGGACCAAGGACCATTGCTGAAATGAGAAGACAAGAGATCACAAAAGACATGGATCCACTTAAACTGCAG ATCTTAGACTGGAttgaagggaaggagagaaacatCCGAGCACTGCTGTCAACCCTGCACACGGTGCTGTGGGAGGGCGAAACCCGCTGGAAGCCCGTGGGCATGGCTGACCTGGTGACACCCGACCATGTGAAGAAGTACTACAGAAAGGCTGTGCTGGTTGTACATCCAGATAAG GCAACAGGCCAGCCTTATGAACAGTACGCTAAAATGATCTTTATGGAATTGAACGACGCCTGGTCAGAGTTCGAGAACCAGGGATCCAAAGCACTCTTCTAA